From Cydia splendana chromosome 4, ilCydSple1.2, whole genome shotgun sequence, one genomic window encodes:
- the LOC134789759 gene encoding fork head domain-containing protein FD4-like, producing MPRPSRESYGDQKPPYSYISLTAMAIWSSPERMLPLSEIYRFITDRFPYYRRNTQRWQNSLRHNLSFNDCFVKVPRRPDRPGKGAYWTLHPQAFDMFENGSLLRRRKRFKLQKGEKDNLNAELAALASFNRAFLARQAGAPPPPPALPSASLYTPPLCPQLSPEPAELPEVATVTMLPPQRPRRAFTIEALLEPEPAQSPPQLAMPRLELAMPAPYILAAQRYHAELLQAAAHALRPCYLPPPPLPVA from the coding sequence ATGCCGCGACCTTCTCGAGAATCGTACGGGGACCAAAAGCCGCCCTACTCGTACATTTCATTGACGGCGATGGCGATATGGAGTTCCCCGGAGCGCATGCTGCCGCTTTCAGAGATCTACCGCTTCATCACGGACCGCTTTCCGTACTACCGGCGCAACACGCAGCGCTGGCAGAACTCGCTGCGGCACAACCTCTCCTTCAACGACTGCTTCGTGAAAGTGCCGCGCCGACCGGACCGGCCTGGCAAGGGAGCCTACTGGACATTGCACCCGCAGGCCTTCGACATGTTCGAAAACGGCTCGTTACTCAGGAGACGCAAACGTTTTAAGTTGCAAAAAGGAGAGAAAGACAACCTTAACGCGGAGCTTGCTGCACTGGCCAGTTTTAATCGTGCATTTTTGGCTCGTCAAGCGGGTGCGCCACCGCCGCCTCCAGCTTTGCCGAGTGCGAGTCTCTACACTCCTCCTCTGTGTCCTCAACTCAGTCCAGAGCCAGCAGAATTACCTGAAGTAGCAACAGTGACGATGTTACCTCCACAAAGACCACGACGAGCGTTCACGATAGAGGCGTTGCTGGAGCCGGAGCCGGCGCAGTCACCGCCACAGCTGGCGATGCCGCGCCTGGAGTTAGCGATGCCAGCGCCGTACATCCTGGCAGCGCAGCGCTACCACGCCGAGCTGCTGCAGGCAGCGGCGCACGCGCTGCGCCCCTGCTacctgccgccgccgccgctgcccgTCGCGTGA